Proteins encoded by one window of uncultured Bacteroides sp.:
- a CDS encoding glycoside hydrolase family 28 protein, giving the protein MKISEYALLLLVVCMTACVKAPKQLTVPERIIENIAKTSFPERSMKFVCRGDSNVCRQLQQFIDSCSRSGGGKVVVEKGTYKINGSIVLKPDVNLHLEEGACLLFSGKAADYLPVVLTRWEGTELYGHSPMIYAYHANNIAITGKGVIDAQGGLEFAAWSEKEIKDRDRLREMGSKMIPVQKRIFGEGTLLRPSCIQFLGCSRILVDGVIVKNSPFWTIHPVYCDNVIVRGVTIDSHFPNNDGCDPESTTNVLIENCTFRTGDDAVAIKSGRDRDGREIGRSSKNIVIRNCIFNSECNGLCIGSEMSGGVENVYMSGIKIGTVKNAIYFKSNKDRGGYIRNVFVDHITVERVKGAILRFETNYFGFRGGNFPSTYEHFEISDVKANVADNYAVYIDGLKGAEIHDIKVSNFHVKRAKNGYYLFNTRDVTFENSSINNIPVPKEPEESLKRISLDVY; this is encoded by the coding sequence ATGAAAATCTCAGAATATGCTTTATTACTGCTTGTTGTTTGCATGACAGCTTGTGTTAAAGCTCCGAAGCAACTTACAGTGCCGGAAAGAATTATTGAAAATATTGCAAAGACATCTTTCCCGGAAAGAAGCATGAAATTTGTATGCCGTGGAGATAGTAATGTTTGCAGGCAGCTGCAACAGTTTATAGATTCCTGTTCGCGGAGCGGAGGCGGAAAGGTGGTAGTTGAAAAAGGTACATATAAGATAAATGGTTCGATTGTGCTGAAGCCGGATGTGAACCTGCATCTGGAAGAGGGGGCTTGTCTGCTGTTCAGCGGAAAGGCTGCCGACTATCTGCCGGTGGTGCTGACACGTTGGGAGGGTACGGAACTATACGGTCATTCACCTATGATTTATGCGTATCATGCCAATAACATAGCTATTACAGGAAAAGGTGTTATCGATGCGCAAGGCGGACTGGAATTTGCTGCATGGAGCGAGAAAGAGATAAAAGACCGTGACCGCCTCAGAGAAATGGGCAGCAAAATGATTCCTGTGCAGAAACGGATATTTGGAGAGGGTACTTTATTGCGTCCTTCCTGTATCCAGTTTCTGGGATGTTCGAGGATTCTGGTTGACGGGGTTATCGTTAAGAATTCTCCTTTCTGGACTATTCACCCGGTGTATTGCGACAATGTAATTGTGAGAGGTGTGACTATTGACAGTCATTTCCCGAATAATGATGGTTGCGACCCTGAATCGACAACGAACGTACTGATTGAAAATTGTACATTCAGGACTGGTGATGATGCCGTGGCCATAAAGTCTGGTCGTGACAGGGATGGAAGAGAAATAGGACGTTCCTCGAAAAACATTGTGATACGCAACTGTATATTCAATTCGGAATGTAACGGCCTTTGCATAGGCAGTGAGATGTCTGGCGGAGTGGAGAATGTATATATGAGCGGGATAAAGATAGGGACGGTGAAGAATGCCATCTATTTTAAGTCGAACAAAGACCGTGGTGGGTATATACGAAATGTGTTTGTGGATCATATAACTGTGGAGCGGGTAAAAGGAGCCATTCTAAGGTTTGAAACGAATTACTTCGGATTTAGAGGAGGGAACTTTCCTTCAACCTATGAACATTTTGAAATAAGTGATGTGAAGGCAAATGTTGCTGATAACTATGCTGTTTATATTGACGGCTTGAAAGGTGCGGAAATACACGATATTAAGGTGAGCAACTTCCATGTGAAGCGTGCTAAAAACGGGTACTATCTGTTTAATACACGCGATGTGACTTTCGAAAATTCATCAATCAATAACATACCAGTTCCGAAAGAACCTGAAGAGAGCTTGAAGAGAATATCGTTGGATGTTTATTAA
- a CDS encoding glycoside hydrolase 43 family protein: MRKYLLIILCFIVKTDVLFAQDCSNRWGDQGNGTYINPILNADYSDPDVIRVGGKYYMVASDFHFMGMQVLESEDMVNWKLISQVYKRLDFPGFDTNSQYAGGSWAPSIRYHDGYFRIFFCTPKEGLFMTKSKDAAGPWSPLINVVHVEKWEDPCPFWDEDGQAYLGRSKHGAGPIIIHKMSADGTRLLDEGKVVYTGPVAEGTKIHKLNGYYYISIPEGGVEKGWQTVLRSKNIYGPYERKVVLEQGTTAVNGPHQGAMVDTPQGEWFFFHFQHCNPIGRVVHLEPMYWKDNWPVVGVDIDGNGVGEPVKTWKKPNVGKKVAVTVPRTSDDFSSPVLSLQWQFNHNPVDDAWSLTDKKGMLTLKALKAENFMLARNTITQKSMGYMGMVITELDYSAMEDGQRCGLACIGKENVLLGIYMLNGEKWIYEESNNQVTPVLKLTSGKKIYLYLQLNAIDNAYQFAYSLDNKHFHLYGNVFSMKFGYWKGVRVGLYCYNTLSDKGKTAFNWFDYRHDGPTCKKQ, encoded by the coding sequence ATGAGAAAATATCTGTTAATTATTCTGTGTTTCATAGTTAAAACAGATGTTCTGTTTGCCCAGGATTGCTCCAACCGATGGGGCGATCAGGGCAACGGAACATACATCAATCCGATTCTGAATGCTGACTATTCCGACCCTGATGTGATTAGAGTGGGCGGGAAGTATTACATGGTGGCATCTGATTTCCATTTTATGGGTATGCAGGTGCTTGAATCAGAGGATATGGTAAACTGGAAGCTTATTTCTCAGGTGTATAAACGACTTGACTTCCCCGGATTTGATACCAACAGTCAGTATGCCGGTGGATCGTGGGCTCCTTCAATCAGGTATCACGACGGATATTTCCGGATATTTTTCTGTACCCCCAAAGAGGGACTGTTCATGACAAAGTCCAAAGATGCAGCCGGCCCGTGGAGCCCGCTTATCAATGTGGTGCATGTTGAGAAGTGGGAAGATCCGTGTCCTTTCTGGGATGAAGACGGACAGGCATACCTGGGACGCAGTAAACACGGTGCAGGACCTATCATTATTCATAAGATGAGTGCGGATGGCACACGTTTGCTTGATGAGGGCAAGGTGGTTTATACCGGTCCGGTAGCTGAAGGTACAAAGATTCATAAGCTAAACGGATATTATTACATCAGCATCCCTGAAGGGGGTGTGGAGAAGGGATGGCAAACTGTTTTGCGATCAAAGAATATTTATGGTCCGTATGAGAGAAAAGTGGTGCTGGAACAAGGTACAACGGCGGTTAATGGTCCGCATCAGGGAGCCATGGTGGATACGCCTCAGGGCGAATGGTTCTTTTTTCACTTCCAGCATTGTAACCCGATAGGAAGGGTGGTACATCTGGAACCGATGTACTGGAAGGACAACTGGCCGGTTGTGGGAGTAGACATTGACGGCAACGGAGTAGGTGAACCCGTTAAGACATGGAAGAAACCAAATGTGGGAAAGAAGGTTGCTGTTACGGTTCCACGGACGAGTGATGATTTTTCTTCACCGGTATTATCTCTTCAATGGCAATTTAACCACAACCCCGTTGACGATGCATGGTCGCTTACCGATAAGAAAGGCATGCTTACGCTGAAGGCCTTGAAAGCCGAGAATTTTATGCTTGCCAGAAATACGATTACCCAGAAGAGTATGGGGTATATGGGGATGGTGATAACCGAACTTGATTATAGTGCAATGGAAGATGGACAGCGTTGCGGACTTGCTTGTATAGGAAAAGAAAATGTGTTATTGGGCATTTACATGCTGAACGGAGAAAAGTGGATTTACGAGGAAAGTAACAATCAGGTGACCCCGGTTTTAAAATTAACCTCCGGCAAAAAGATTTACCTGTATCTGCAACTGAATGCCATAGATAATGCTTATCAGTTTGCCTATAGTCTGGATAATAAGCATTTCCATTTATACGGGAACGTTTTTAGTATGAAATTCGGATACTGGAAAGGAGTACGTGTGGGATTGTATTGTTATAACACCTTGTCCGATAAAGGAAAAACTGCGTTTAATTGGTTTGATTACCGGCACGATGGTCCTACATGTAAAAAACAATAA